In the genome of Phragmites australis chromosome 9, lpPhrAust1.1, whole genome shotgun sequence, the window GGAGGTTTGCCAATGCTGCCCTTCTTCTAAATCAAGTTTTGACGATCTTCcttgatttattttttctaacaTTCCCAATTTCTTTCATAGAGAAGCTTGAACCTGAAACTGAACCTGTGGCCCCTGTGGTGCCCCATCATCCAAAATCATATATGGAGGTCAGCTACCTTTCTAGCATAAGCATAAAATGGCTGCAAGTTAATCCTTGCTCCGCTGTTTAATACTGCATACATGATATCTAAAGCTGTCTGTGATGTGTTCCTTTCCTGAATAGCTTCAATACAATTAAAttgaacttcagaaaataaaGTTGTTCCTAACTGCTGAGTATTGCACAATCCAtgatttcaccatccttctgttTAGCATAATATTGGTCATTCAAGATTACCTTACCTTACCTTACCTGAAACTGGGCTACCTGAAACTGGGCTTGGATATTAGTAAtagatctaaaaaaaaagaataatcttGTGTTCAGTTTAATTGCTAAATCTGAAAGAAGTGAAAACAGCTAGTTGCAGCTTCAAGGCCTTTTGAACATGCATCAGTTAGAGGTTTCGTCCTTCGTCTAATGTTGTACTGTATGTTAGGACATGGGATGGTGGGAGGTTTATTCAATATTTGCTGCACATTCAAACATGCTTGTTTGGGTTAGCTATTGCATCATGGGAGTTATGCTACCTAGTTCGTTCATCTTATTATGTACTTCCCTTATTAAGCTAACAGCAACTTAATTCAGTCTGGAAATTTTGGTACTTGTGAATTTCATGTTCCGAATACGAGGGAAACATTAAGCTAATTAGAGTTCTTATATTGAACCAGAATTTGGCTTTTAAATGTCGTACTGTATTTGACTTGGCAGATCATGGAAATGATACAAAGGGGAGAGCGGCCAGATGATATCCAGGTATGGATTTCATTTTGTCTTCAAGTATTGCTGCAGCAAGAGAACTCTGTAGTTTACTTTTGAACCCTTTATTTTTATGTTGTGTGATATAGGATATTAATGATAACCCTCCAAACCCTGATCAACCAATCTCGGAACCCCGTATGGCACCCAAGCCCAAGGTTTGCACTTGAAACATGACTGGCTAACGGAATCTTTCACAACATAGATTTGCTTCTTGCATAGTTATGACTCATTATCGCTGGGAAAGTAGCATACATATGCAGGAGCTGCAAGCAGCATAATTAGAGTATTTTCATTATATCAGTTAGACTTGTTTAACAGATGTTGGCTCACATTTAGTTCCGTGGTAAAAACAGCCATGGGAAAAGCAAGATCAAGAAAATTCCACCTGGGATTTGAAATCTCTATTAAGTGACTCCAGCGAATTGAGACCAGAAGTTGGAAACGATAGCACTCACCCGGCTACGGAGTCAGCCAACGGCTCCAACCAAGGGGACTCACTGCTgcaaacaatagtagttgtgggCTCTGAATCTCCCACAACTGATGCTGCCTCATCGAAGTAGTAACTGCAAAAAAAACACAtgatacaaaaaaaaatttctctgCCTAAAGATGCTCCAGATCCCAGTACCACTTCACTGTTCTGCTTTCTGAGACCTTCTGCAATTCTCAGACGCAATTTGAGTTGATTTTACTAAGCAGTGTATTTGTGATTGGATAAACGTTCTTGTTGCTGGAATCAAATGAGCAAGTACAAAACTTCTCCCACTTTCAGTTTGATTGGATGGTTGGTTGGTACAAGCTGTACTTGGCTGCCGTTCAAATGTACAATCTGTGCTTGGCTTATGACCTGCAGATCATCATCTGAAACGTGACGAAGACCAAAAGCTTGATCCAATGCAGTGGTGCGTGCCAGTTTAGTAAACCTGTTACACAGACAACGTGAAATTCCTTCTGAAAACCTCAGGCCGATCTGTGATCCTGCAACACAAGTTCAGTCCATGTCTGAACCAACATCTCACATCTTTGCTTGGTCGAAGCTcgcaagcaaaaaaaaaaaagaagtttgCTTGGCCAGATGAACTCGTACGCAGTGTAAATGCATCAGCTTTTGAAGGCATGGAATATGCTCCGTGCGTGTCGTTAGCAGCGCGCAGTAGCTGAAGGAACGCATTGCGTTTCGGCAGGCATGTGGTGATGATGGCAGCTCAAGAGTCTGTAGCCTTCAGACCTTCAGTCCCTTTCACCTTTTCTTCAGTTTCTAATGCCAACCACCTCGAGCAATAACCAACCTAACCTACACCATACAAGAGACAATCTAGACCAACGCAGCAGGCCTAACCGGTCGAAAATACGACCACTCTTTCTTGCTCGGCTTGTTTGCCAAATTCACGAAATGTTTGGAGCTTTTTTGGTCGGCATTGACTTGACTAGTTTTGTTTCAGACTTCAGTGTTGCGTTTGACTCGCATCatgctttctttcttctttttttaacacGGGGAAACCCCATTTCTGTTACATAGTAGCGGAATTAAGTCTGATACAGCCAAGTCTTACAACAAAACAGAACTGATAAACGACGAACCGAAAGTAGCAGAACAAAAGGGTACTACCGAGGAGAGAGTTTTTAGATCCCTACACGCGAGAACGAAAACAAACACCAACATCACCATGACACGGCAAGATGCCATTTTGCAATCGCAGCAATGATTCAGATGTTCTAGTATTAGCATCCAGTGGATCATGCACGGCAAAATTACGATATGGCTGTCTGGTTAGGTGCAACAGTTACAAGCCAACGACATCATGGAATTCCAGAAGAGAGGAGTGTAGAATACCAACACTTCAACGCGCACCAAGATCGTAGAGCTTCAAAATGGTAGCCTAATGTTTGGTATTAGGCAGGCTCAAATCGGCACGATGTCAACGACTTGACACCACGAGAAATCAGAAATTCTAACATACATATATCTCTGAATGACAACACATGCATGGATCCTAGTTTCTCCGCTGAATTATAATCAAGGATGGCATTTTATtgttatcccccccccccccccccccattatCCCATCATATGTGTAGCCATGGCTGATGCAGATGGCACCGGTGTGGGCTATCTGACGAGCCAATCCACAGAGCAAGCTGGTGGCAACTGATCAGCGAGCGGTGGCGCCCTTTCGCCGGCGCCGGATTCCCCTGTCAGGTGCTCGGCCAAGTGCTCAGATACGCATGCAGCGTCTCTTTTACC includes:
- the LOC133929473 gene encoding peroxisomal membrane protein PEX14-like isoform X3, yielding MADVSTSSDAEVAEEARQQEAEVKLCAELHIGQGSSEGIHTTTLQDTKEQEIRKGKAALASFELMREELVQSAVGFLKHPKVVASSDVQRLSFLENKGLTVDEINEAFRRLQETKVVPKCMDGEKLEPETEPVAPVVPHHPKSYMEIMEMIQRGERPDDIQDINDNPPNPDQPISEPRMAPKPKPWEKQDQENSTWDLKSLLSDSSELRPEVGNDSTHPATESANGSNQGDSLLQTIVVVGSESPTTDAASSK